Proteins encoded within one genomic window of Bombus vancouverensis nearcticus unplaced genomic scaffold, iyBomVanc1_principal scaffold0060, whole genome shotgun sequence:
- the LOC117164303 gene encoding uncharacterized protein LOC117164303 isoform X1, with translation MKFSKMYGSLRFYLKMIMIAVCVPPALLFVLPLKTDATNNRCADFEGETIRHDLTFEPGPSVCSFCVCYNSRLKWCISIVCNPPVPCRKFRLGKRCCDFECLDHVKNITGTGEIYVLEDEKSSSSSTHQQT, from the exons atgaagttttcaaagatgtacggcagtttgagattctacttgaaaatgatcatgattgcggtctgcgtaccgcctgcccttcttttcgttcttccgttaaagactg ATGCTACAAACAACCGCTGTGCTGACTTTGAAGGAGAAACCATTCGACATGATCTTACGTTTGAGCCGGGGCCTTCGGTTTGCAGTTTCTGCGTCTGCTACAATTCGAGGCTGAAGTGGTGCATATCGATCGTATGCAACCCGCCCGTA ccatgcaggaaatttcgtcttggaaagcgatgttgtgatttcgaatgcttggaccatgtaaaaaacattaccggaaccggtgaaatttatgtccttgaggatgagaaatcctccagctcctcgactcaccaacaaacgtga
- the LOC117164303 gene encoding uncharacterized protein LOC117164303 isoform X2 produces MKFSKMYGSLRFYLKMIMIAVCVPPALLFVLPLKTDATNNRCADFEGETIRHDLTFEPGPSVCSFCVCYNSRLKWCISIVCNPPVDLPCCYAA; encoded by the exons atgaagttttcaaagatgtacggcagtttgagattctacttgaaaatgatcatgattgcggtctgcgtaccgcctgcccttcttttcgttcttccgttaaagactg ATGCTACAAACAACCGCTGTGCTGACTTTGAAGGAGAAACCATTCGACATGATCTTACGTTTGAGCCGGGGCCTTCGGTTTGCAGTTTCTGCGTCTGCTACAATTCGAGGCTGAAGTGGTGCATATCGATCGTATGCAACCCGCCCGTA gatcttccttgttgttacgccgcctaa
- the LOC117164309 gene encoding uncharacterized protein LOC117164309, translating into MYRMLEIASHVDMEEEAKVEYIVDGIIDDENNKAVLYGATSIKELRKRLVMYEEQKSRRAKSIVKSAKTQKNGKPSQSVDAMKKRRCFICGSEDHLSVKCPERGEGVRCFKCSGFGHIAARCTAQPKETCVVSRSEKGKYVKEVAIDDCRFVALVDTGSNLTFLRADEYVRLGSPPLGNCKLKFDGFGSAGNSTWGEFTRVMTVDGYDFTVTLHVVSNKVMTRHSLLLGTDFLDQVELRVKRGEVTFLRLDDQTDGHEDAPDVLRVNAVEQTDETDLTHVREPHYREAIRDIVRGYRPEKKRDVGITEKVVLKSDKPIARRPRRLAPSERKEEDDLMEAWTNEGVIKSSDSEYASPIGVVRKKDLCVRVAGWALLLGEIKYQVCHRPGKSMQHVDAPSRNPLPSTMYVTESEDGLIARLRRAQNKDTEVRRILDAATCSQADGQVVRNNILYKECEDDVLIVVSKAMRAQVVRQAHERGHFEVTKTEAMVKKDFWFKGLREKVEHVVSNCLDCSLTQRNIGKLEGSLRNYKKRRKRAKQYRRKDPHTPRFYETLGPKCRK; encoded by the coding sequence atgtaccgtatgctcgaaatagccagccatgtggacatggaggaggaagcaaaggtggaatacatagtggatggaataatagacgacgagaacaataaggctgtattgtacggcgctacgtcaatcaaagagttgaggaagaggttagtaatgtacgaagagcagaagagtcgcagagcaaagtcgattgtgaagtcggctaaaacccagaagaacgggaagcccagtcaatctgtggatgcaatgaagaaaagaagatgcttcatttgcggtagtgaggatcatctaagtgttaagtgtccggagaggggagaaggtgttaggtgtttcaagtgcagcggatttggacatattgcagcgaggtgtacggcacaaccgaaagagacttgcgtagtgtcaagatccgaaaaggggaagtatgtgaaggaagtggcgatagatgattgtaggtttgtggcattagtggatacaggtagtaaccttacgttcctacgagcggatgagtatgtgaggttaggatcaccacctctgggaaactgcaaacttaagtttgatggttttggttccgctggcaatagtacctggggcgagtttacaagggtaatgacggtcgacgggtacgactttactgtcaccctgcatgttgtctcgaataaggtaatgacaagacacagtctactcttaggtaccgactttttagaccaggtagagttgcgagtcaaacggggcgaggtgacatttttacgactcgacgatcagaccgacggtcacgaggacgcgccggatgtactgagggtaaacgcggtagaacagaccgacgaaacagacctgacacacgtacgggaaccgcattatcgtgaagcgattcgcgatatcgttagggggtataggccggagaagaagcgagacgtcggaataaccgaaaaagtagttttgaaaagcgacaagccgatagcgcgaagaccgcgaagactggcgccgtcggaaagaaaggaagaagatgatttgatggaagcgtggacaaacgagggtgtcatcaaatcgtcagactcggagtatgcgagtccgataggtgtagttagaaagaaagatttgtgtgtgcgtgtggctggatgggccttgttactaggcgagattaagtatcaggtgtgtcatcggccggggaaaagtatgcagcatgtagatgctccgagtaggaaccccctgccgagcactatgtatgtaacggagagtgaagacgggctgattgcacggttgagaagggcacagaacaaggacactgaagtccgtaggattttggacgccgcaacgtgcagtcaggccgatgggcaggtagtaagaaacaatattttgtataaggagtgtgaggacgatgtgctaatagtagtatcgaaggcgatgcgggctcaggtagtcaggcaagcgcacgagcgtgggcatttcgaggttaccaaaacagaagctatggtcaagaaggacttctggttcaaggggttacgcgaaaaggtcgaacacgtggtgtccaactgccttgactgtagcctaacccaacgaaacataggtaagctagaagggagcctgcgaaattacaagaaaagaagaaagcgtgcgaagcagtaccgaaggaaggacccgcacacacctcgattttatgaaaccttgggtcctaaatgccgaaagtga
- the LOC143304865 gene encoding venom serine protease Bi-VSP-like produces MEVQMPVIKNAECKIAYSKFPNAPDITDGIICAEHAQGGEDSCTADRGGPLLIQHELTSYLIGIVSYAYKCGTAGYPSVYTRVTSYLDFILQAMQ; encoded by the exons atggaagtacaaatgccagtgattaagaacgccgaatgcaaaatagcttattccaaatttcctaatgcacctgatatcactgatggtataatatgcgccgaacatgctcaaggtggagaggattcttgtacg gctgaccgcggcggaccactgctgatacaacatgaattaacctcgtatttaataggtattgtgtcttacgcttataagtgcggcacagctggctatcccagcgtttacactagggtcacatcgtaccttgacttcattctccaagcgatgcaataa